From the genome of Seriola aureovittata isolate HTS-2021-v1 ecotype China chromosome 6, ASM2101889v1, whole genome shotgun sequence, one region includes:
- the kank3 gene encoding KN motif and ankyrin repeat domain-containing protein 3, with translation MTQSVQVNPKLPDLGSPFIYSSQEEADQSGSYSVQTPYGFQLDLDFLKYVEEIESGHNLRRAPVSSRRLGRGLKLSQRSPGVGGRTSGWTSTESLSSPASEDGRAPPPPPPRNRLGSAPCEGLSLSPVTLLTVPPLSAGAKVPPPPPQRNPRVERTLLETSRRLQQEQTHQHQNGGRFQLADPPKLLLPSPSTQPLQSSLTKPSPQTSGRSTPAAGTAMTPIPPNQLQTVREQMATALKQLKEMEERVKGVPALEKEVAKLRAEKDMLLLALQEKKVTTEMVQQKQQSTESSTQTTETLQTQTDQHIHNRLTSPTSPGHKGLGKSGELKRLTEKFEVQGEKTPAHSKVLVKAPEKVSVVEKKSVAVGDDMPIDSVVFYYSQGVKDASEGTVVNVCEKGIGTEAPLIHEEGVQATVETEEAEVWVMESLLGLTSEAQREIDTLQDTIKFQQETIVALEDQLSVADKDLGTLRAQMEEKASKVTFEKGVLAKPDTTNAQVETLTPALKHAAVLCRPEVTDACVGEILTADQTEQGTQTDALEKPAEPAPVVLVSTGCQWESLFEEKTEEQKVTVPKKRQLTIAEYKVCPEEEVIGTSEKKEGEEGQKAAPSNTKTGMLKSIMKRKDGSNSGENRTAGKKSLQFVGILNGGYESTSSEEEEEEEEEEDGSSSGESGEGECLDSTEEDEAALEEETSEEERNVNLDESDTDEETLRAESYSSDAVKEKFELSSKMREACLILKNHLNDDIKTLKSKEVLSSTHTVQLEWFRISSAKMAQPSRVSDYLMAFSEVSSVLLEHVVNMTDGNGNTALHYSVSHSNFGVVGLLLDTGVCCVDKQNKAGYTAIMLAALSTVKEEEDMAVVKKLFSQGNVNAKASQAGQTALMLAVSHGRQEMVRALLECGADVNVQDDEGSTALMCASEHGRAEIVKLLLEQPGCDISIMDNDGSNALSIALEASHNDTAVLLYAHMNYAKTQTAMGSPQAQQRSPTSPHKTWPTD, from the exons ATGACTCAGTCTGTGCAAGTTAACCCAAAGCTGCCTG atcTGGGCTCTCCATTTATCTACTCCAGTCAGGAGGAGGCTGACCAGTCAGGTTCCTACTCGGTCCAGACTCCATATGGTTTCCAGCTGGATCTGGACTTCCTCAAATATGTAGAGGAAATAGAGAGTGGGCACAATCTCCGCCGGGCACCCGTCAGCTCCCGCCGCTTGGGTCGAGGGCTCAAACTCTCCCAGAGGAGTCCGGGTGTGGGTGGGCGTACCAGTGGCTGGACATCCACAGAGTCTCTTTCATCCCCAGCCAGTGAAGATGGCAGAGCTCctccaccgccaccaccacgcAACCGCCTTGGGTCAGCACCCTGTGAGGgactctctctttcacctgtcaccCTCCTCACTGTTCCTCCGCTATCTGCCGGGGCCAAAGTGCCACCGCCACCACCTCAGCGCAACCCCAGAGTCGAGCGGACTCTCCTGGAAACCAGCCGGCGGCTACAGCAGGAACAAACCCACCAGCACCAGAATGGCGGGCGCTTCCAGCTCGCAGATCCTCCCAAATTGCTCTTACCCTCCCCATCCACTCAGCCTCTGCAGAGTAGCTTGACTAAACCCAGTCCTCAGACCTCTGGGCGCAGCACTCCAGCTGCTGGCACGGCAATGACTCCGATCCCTCCCAACCAGCTGCAGACAGTTAGAGAGCAGATGGCTACGGCCTTGAAGCAGCTGAAAGAGATGGAAGAAAGGGTAAAGGGTGTTCCTGCACTTGAGAAAGAGGTTGCCAAGCTTCGTGCAGAGAAAGACATGCTCCTGCTGGCCCTGCAGGAGAAGAAAGTGACCACGGAGATGGTCCAGCAGAAGCAACAGTCTACAGAGTCTTCTACTCAAACCACAGAGACCCTTCAAACCCAAACTGACCAACATATCCACAATCGACTGACTTCACCAACCTCACCTGGTCACAAAGGCCTCGGAAAATCTGGTGAGCTGAAGAGACTGACGGAGAAATTTGAGGTGCAGGGAGAGAAAACTCCAGCACATTCAAAAGTTTTAGTAAAAGCTCCAGAGAAAGTTTCAGTTGTTGAGAAGAAGTCAGTGGCTGTTGGGGACGACATGCCAATAGACTCTGTTGTTTTCTACTACAGCCAGGGTGTGAAAGATGCTTCAGAGGGCACCgtggtgaatgtttgtgagaAAGGCATAGGAACAGAGGCCCCTCTGATTCACGAGGAGGGGGTACAGGCCACGGTGGAGACTGAAGAGGCTGAGGTTTGGGTCATGGAGTCACTACTTGGACTGACCAGCGAGGCACAGCGGGAGATCGACACCTTACAGGACACCATTAAATTCCAGCAGGAGACTATTGTGGCTCTAGAGGATCAGCTGAGCGTGGCTGATAAAGACCTGGGGACGCTCAGAGCCCAGATGGAAGAGAAAGCCTCCAAAGTCACATTCGAGAAGGGGGTTCTTGCGAAACCAGACACAACAAATGCCCAGGTAGAGACACTGACTCCTGCGTTAAAGCATGCTGCGGTTCTGTGTCGCCCAGAGGTGACTGATGCGTGTGTAGGCGAGATTTTAACAGCAGATCAGACTGAACAGGGCACTCAGACTGATGCTTTAGAGAAACCAGCAGAACCAGCCCCTGTTGTACTGGTCAGCACTGGGTGTCAATGGGAGAGCTTGTTTGAGGAAAAAACTGAGGAGCAGAAAGTTACAGTGCCAAAGAAGAGACAGCTGACAATCGCCGAGTACAAGGTCTGTCCAGAAGAAGAGGTAATCGGCACGTcggagaagaaagagggagaggaaggacagaagGCTGCACCCAGCAACACCAAGACAG GTATGCTGAAATCAATCATGAAGAGGAAGGATGGGAGTAACTCGGGTGAGAATCGCACCGCTGGCAAGAAGAGCCTGCAGTTTGTTGGTATCCTAAATGGAGG GTATGAATCAACatccagtgaagaagaagaagaagaggaagaggaggaagatggtaGTTCTTCTGGAGAAAGTGGAGAAGGCGAGTGTTTGGACAGCACGGAGGAGGATGAGGCAGCTCTGGAGGAAGAAAcatctgaggaggagagaaacgtCAACCTGGACGAGAGCGACACTGATGAGGAAACTCTGAGGGCCGAGAGTTATTCATCTGATGCTGTGAAAGAGAA gtTTGAGCTGAGCTCAAAAATGCGTGAAGCTTGCCTCATTCTGAAGAACCACCTGAACGATGATATTAAAACACTGAAGAGTAAGGAAGTG CTCTCCAGCACCCACACTGTGCAGCTCGAGTGGTTCCGTATCTCCAGCGCCAAGATGGCTCAGCCTTCGCGTGTCTCCGACTACCTGATGGCGTTCTCTGAGGTGTCGTCAGTGCTGCTGGAACACGTAGTCAACATGACCGATGGCAACGGCAACACAGCGCTCCACTATAGTGTCTCCCACTCCAACTTTGGTGTGGTGGGGCTGCTGCTGGACACAG GTGTGTGCTGTGTGGATAAGCAGAACAAGGCAGGTTACACGGCCATCATGCTGGCTGCTCTCTCTACtgtgaaggaagaggaggacatggCTGTGGTCAAGAAGCTCTTCAGTCAGGGCAATGTCAACGCTAAGGCGAGCCAG GCCGGCCAGACGGCATTGATGTTAGCTGTTAGCCATGGGCGTCAGGAGATGGTACGGGCACTGCTCGAGTGTGGCGCGGACGTTAACGTACAGGATGACGAGGGCTCCACGGCTCTGATGTGTGCCAGCGAACATGGCCGAGCTGAGATTGTCAAACTGCTCCTGGAACAACCTGGCTGTGACATATCCATCATGGACAAC GATGGAAGCAACGCTCTGTCCATCGCACTGGAGGCGTCTCACAATGACACAGCTGTGCTGCTCTACGCCCATATGAACTATGCCAAGACCCAGACTGCTATG GGGAGTCCACAGGCCCAACAACGGAGCCCCACCAGCCCCCATAAAACCTGGCCTACAGACTGA